The Streptomyces camelliae genome window below encodes:
- a CDS encoding alpha,alpha-trehalose-phosphate synthase (UDP-forming): MASTGGAEVLVASNRGPVSYTADENGSLHAKRGGGGLVSGLSAIGPEANAVWVCAALGDGDREAVRRADGGLLPGEDTGGQRVRMLDIDAAVHADAYNGIANSVLWFVHHMLYQTPLEPVFDAEFRRQWASYETYNRAFAEALAEEAGEGAAVLVQDYHLCLVPGLLRELRPDLRIGHFSHTPWAPPDYFRLLPDDIAAALLRGMLGADRAAFLTWRWAEAFEACCETVLGPDALVGTAIGVHGLGADADFLRERSHRPDVEERMAALREEIGEGRRTVVRVDRTELSKNIVRGLLAYRQLLDERPEWRERVVHVAFAYPSRQDLAVYRDYTAEVQRVAEAINSRYGTAGWTPVVLHVKDDFARSLAAYRLADVALVNPIRDGMNLVAKEIPVVSDQGCALVLSREAGAYEELRTDAFGVNPYDVLETARALHEALSLRPEERADRTKGLAAAATALPPAQWFLEQLEALQELGEPQSS; the protein is encoded by the coding sequence ATGGCTTCCACCGGTGGTGCTGAGGTGCTGGTCGCGTCCAACCGCGGCCCGGTTTCGTACACGGCTGACGAGAACGGCTCGCTGCACGCCAAACGGGGCGGCGGCGGGCTGGTCTCGGGGCTGTCGGCCATCGGGCCGGAGGCGAACGCCGTATGGGTGTGCGCGGCGCTCGGCGACGGCGACCGGGAGGCCGTACGGCGGGCGGACGGCGGGCTGCTGCCGGGTGAGGACACCGGCGGTCAGCGGGTGCGGATGCTGGACATCGACGCGGCCGTGCACGCCGACGCGTACAACGGGATCGCCAACTCGGTGCTCTGGTTCGTGCACCACATGCTGTACCAGACCCCGCTGGAGCCGGTCTTCGACGCGGAGTTCCGGCGCCAGTGGGCGTCGTACGAGACGTACAACCGGGCGTTCGCCGAGGCGCTGGCCGAGGAGGCGGGCGAGGGGGCGGCGGTGCTGGTGCAGGACTACCACCTGTGCCTGGTGCCCGGGTTGCTCCGAGAGCTCCGCCCGGACCTGCGGATCGGCCACTTCTCGCACACCCCGTGGGCCCCGCCGGACTACTTCCGCCTCCTGCCCGACGACATCGCGGCCGCGCTGCTGAGGGGCATGCTGGGCGCGGACCGGGCGGCCTTCCTGACCTGGCGCTGGGCGGAGGCGTTCGAGGCGTGCTGTGAGACGGTCCTGGGCCCCGACGCCCTCGTGGGCACGGCGATCGGGGTGCACGGGCTCGGCGCGGACGCGGACTTCCTGCGCGAGCGGTCGCACCGGCCGGATGTCGAGGAGCGGATGGCGGCGCTGCGTGAGGAGATCGGCGAGGGCCGCAGGACCGTCGTCCGCGTGGACCGCACCGAGCTGTCGAAGAACATCGTGCGCGGGCTGCTGGCGTACCGGCAGCTGCTGGACGAGCGCCCCGAGTGGCGTGAGCGGGTCGTCCATGTGGCGTTCGCGTACCCGTCCCGGCAGGACCTCGCCGTGTACCGGGACTACACCGCCGAGGTGCAGCGGGTGGCGGAGGCGATCAACTCCCGCTACGGGACGGCCGGTTGGACCCCGGTGGTGCTGCATGTGAAGGACGACTTCGCGCGCTCGCTCGCCGCGTACCGGCTGGCCGACGTGGCGCTGGTCAACCCCATCCGGGACGGCATGAACCTGGTCGCCAAGGAGATCCCGGTCGTCTCCGACCAGGGGTGCGCGCTGGTGCTGTCCCGGGAGGCCGGTGCGTACGAGGAGCTGCGGACCGACGCGTTCGGGGTGAACCCCTACGACGTGCTGGAGACCGCGCGGGCCCTGCACGAGGCGCTGTCGCTCCGGCCGGAGGAGCGGGCGGACCGCACCAAGGGGCTGGCCGCGGCGGCCACCGCGCTTCCCCCGGCCCAGTGGTTCCTGGAGCAGCTGGAGGCGCTCCAGGAACTCGGGGAACCTCAGTCCAGCTGA
- a CDS encoding glucosyl-3-phosphoglycerate synthase yields MLEEVERWLATRSWSATDRPLHRILTAKQRTGQTISVVLPALNEEETVGDIVTVIRHDLMERVPLVDEIVVVDSGSTDRTSEVAAAAGARVVHRDAILPRIPAVPGKGEVLWRSLLVTHGDIVCFIDADLRDFSADFVSGVVGPLLTDPEIALVKGMYDRPLATEFDSLASGKTAGQGGRVTELMARPLLNMHWPQLAGFVQPLGGEYAARRSLLEQLPFPVGYGVELGMLVDALHLVGLDALAQVDVGVRKHRHQDGQALGRMAAAIYRTAQLRLARGHLVRPSLTQFERGEDGFEPRTYSVDTEERPPMVEIAEYAERRVA; encoded by the coding sequence GTGCTGGAAGAAGTCGAGCGCTGGCTGGCCACCCGCTCCTGGTCCGCGACCGATCGCCCGCTCCACCGGATACTGACCGCCAAGCAGCGCACGGGCCAGACGATCAGTGTCGTGCTGCCCGCGCTCAACGAGGAGGAGACCGTCGGCGACATCGTCACGGTCATCCGGCACGACCTGATGGAGCGCGTCCCGCTCGTCGACGAGATCGTCGTCGTGGACTCCGGCTCCACCGACCGCACCTCCGAGGTCGCCGCCGCCGCGGGCGCCCGCGTCGTCCACCGCGACGCGATCCTGCCCCGCATCCCGGCCGTCCCGGGCAAGGGCGAGGTTCTCTGGCGCTCCCTGCTCGTGACCCATGGGGACATCGTCTGCTTCATCGACGCCGACCTGCGGGACTTCTCCGCCGACTTCGTCTCGGGCGTCGTCGGACCGCTGCTCACCGACCCCGAGATCGCCCTGGTCAAGGGCATGTACGACCGCCCGCTCGCGACAGAGTTCGATTCGCTCGCCTCCGGCAAGACCGCCGGGCAGGGCGGCCGGGTCACCGAGCTGATGGCCCGCCCGCTGCTGAACATGCACTGGCCCCAGCTGGCCGGCTTCGTCCAGCCGCTGGGCGGCGAGTACGCGGCCCGGCGCAGCCTGCTGGAACAGCTTCCCTTCCCCGTCGGCTACGGCGTGGAGCTGGGCATGCTGGTGGACGCGCTGCACCTGGTGGGCCTCGACGCCCTCGCCCAGGTGGACGTGGGCGTGCGCAAGCACCGGCACCAGGACGGGCAGGCGCTCGGCCGGATGGCCGCCGCGATCTACCGCACCGCCCAGCTGCGGCTGGCCCGGGGCCATCTGGTCCGGCCCTCCCTGACCCAGTTCGAGCGGGGCGAGGACGGCTTCGAGCCGCGCACGTACTCGGTCGACACCGAGGAACGGCCGCCGATGGTGGAGATCGCGGAGTACGCCGAGCGCCGGGTGGCCTGA
- the thrC gene encoding threonine synthase: protein MAVQTVASTSTPTVDLGPAAALSCRECGHRVPLGPVFACEECFGPLEIAYDFSAYDTEELRRRIEAGPANIWRYAPLLPVPADVADKPNINPGWTKLVKADNLARELGVTGGLFVKDDSGNPTHSFKDRVVAQALEAARAFGFTTLSCSSTGNLAGAVGAAAARAGFRSCVFIPHDLEQGKVVMAAVYGGELVGIEGNYDDVNRFCSELIGDPAGEGWGFVNVNLRPYYAEGSKTLAYEICEQLGWRLPDQIVIPIASGSQLTKIDKGLQELIKLGLVEDRPYKIFGAQAEGCSPVSTAFKAGHDVVRPQKPNTIAKSLAIGNPADGPYVLDIARRTGGAVEDVTDEQVVDAIKLLARTEGIFAETAGGVTVGVTRKLIENGVLDPSLTTVVLNTGDGLKTLDAVAGTGLTATIRPTLDSFREAGLA, encoded by the coding sequence ATGGCTGTGCAGACAGTTGCAAGCACCTCCACTCCCACCGTAGACCTCGGTCCGGCCGCGGCCCTGAGCTGTCGCGAGTGCGGTCACCGTGTCCCGCTCGGCCCGGTCTTCGCGTGCGAGGAGTGTTTCGGCCCGCTGGAGATCGCCTACGACTTCTCCGCCTACGACACCGAAGAGCTGCGCAGGCGGATCGAGGCCGGCCCGGCGAACATCTGGCGGTACGCGCCCCTGCTGCCCGTCCCGGCCGACGTCGCCGACAAGCCGAACATCAACCCCGGCTGGACCAAGCTCGTCAAGGCCGACAACCTCGCCCGTGAACTCGGCGTCACCGGCGGCCTGTTCGTCAAGGACGACTCCGGCAACCCGACGCACTCCTTCAAGGACCGGGTCGTCGCGCAGGCCCTGGAGGCCGCCCGCGCCTTCGGCTTCACCACCCTGTCCTGTTCCTCCACGGGCAACCTGGCCGGTGCCGTCGGCGCCGCCGCCGCCCGCGCCGGCTTCCGCTCCTGCGTGTTCATCCCGCACGACCTGGAGCAGGGCAAGGTCGTCATGGCCGCGGTCTACGGCGGCGAGCTGGTCGGCATCGAGGGCAACTACGACGACGTCAACCGCTTCTGCTCCGAACTGATCGGCGACCCGGCCGGCGAGGGCTGGGGCTTCGTCAACGTCAACCTGCGGCCGTACTACGCCGAGGGCTCCAAGACGCTGGCGTACGAGATCTGCGAGCAGCTCGGCTGGCGGCTGCCGGACCAGATCGTGATCCCGATCGCCTCCGGCTCCCAGCTGACGAAGATCGACAAGGGTCTGCAGGAGCTGATCAAGCTCGGGCTGGTCGAGGACCGGCCGTACAAGATCTTCGGCGCGCAGGCCGAGGGCTGCTCGCCGGTGTCGACGGCGTTCAAGGCCGGGCATGACGTGGTCCGCCCGCAGAAGCCGAACACCATCGCCAAGTCCCTCGCCATCGGCAACCCGGCCGACGGGCCGTACGTCCTGGACATCGCGCGCCGTACGGGTGGTGCGGTGGAGGACGTGACCGACGAGCAGGTGGTGGACGCGATCAAGCTGCTGGCCCGCACCGAGGGCATCTTCGCCGAGACGGCGGGTGGCGTGACGGTCGGCGTGACGCGCAAGCTGATCGAGAACGGCGTCCTCGACCCGTCGCTCACCACGGTCGTCCTCAACACCGGCGACGGCCTCAAGACCCTCGACGCGGTGGCCGGCACGGGGCTCACCGCCACCATCCGTCCGACCCTGGACTCCTTCCGAGAGGCTGGCCTCGCATGA
- a CDS encoding MoaD/ThiS family protein, which produces MSVTVRIPTILRTYTGGQAEVAAEGGTLAEVIADLEKNHTGIAARVLDDQGKLRRFVNVYVNDDDVRFEQGLETATPDGAGVSIIPAVAGGC; this is translated from the coding sequence ATGAGCGTGACCGTTCGCATCCCCACCATCCTGCGCACCTACACCGGCGGTCAGGCCGAGGTCGCCGCCGAGGGCGGGACCCTCGCCGAGGTCATCGCGGACCTGGAGAAGAACCACACCGGCATCGCCGCCCGTGTCCTGGACGACCAGGGCAAGCTGCGCCGGTTCGTGAACGTCTACGTCAACGACGACGACGTGCGCTTCGAGCAGGGCCTGGAGACCGCGACGCCCGACGGCGCGGGTGTCTCCATCATTCCCGCGGTAGCGGGTGGATGCTGA
- a CDS encoding cold-shock protein, translating into MAQGTVKWFNAEKGYGFIAVDGGADVFVHYSAIQMDGYRTLEEGQRVEFEISQGQKGPQADMVRLSA; encoded by the coding sequence ATGGCTCAGGGCACCGTCAAGTGGTTCAACGCGGAGAAGGGGTACGGCTTCATCGCGGTCGACGGTGGTGCGGACGTCTTCGTCCACTACAGCGCCATCCAGATGGACGGCTACCGCACCCTGGAAGAGGGCCAGCGGGTGGAGTTCGAGATCTCGCAGGGCCAGAAGGGCCCGCAGGCCGACATGGTTCGCCTCAGCGCCTGA
- the groL gene encoding chaperonin GroEL (60 kDa chaperone family; promotes refolding of misfolded polypeptides especially under stressful conditions; forms two stacked rings of heptamers to form a barrel-shaped 14mer; ends can be capped by GroES; misfolded proteins enter the barrel where they are refolded when GroES binds) produces the protein MAKIIAFDEEARRGLERGMNQLADAVKVTLGPKGRNVVLEKKWGAPTITNDGVSIAKEIELEDPYEKIGAELVKEVAKKTDDVAGDGTTTATVLAQALVKEGLRNVAAGANPMALKRGIEKAVEAVSAALLEQAKDVETKEQIASTASISAADTQIGELIAEAMDKVGKEGVITVEESNTFGLELELTEGMRFDKGYISAYFATDMERMEAVLEDPYILIANSKISSVKDLLPLLEKVMQSGKALLIIAEDVEGEALSTLVVNKIRGTFKSVAVKAPGFGDRRKAMLNDIAILTGGEVISEEVGLKLENTSLDLLGRARKVVITKDETTIVDGAGSSEQVAGRVNQIRAEIEQSDSDYDREKLQERLAKLAGGVAVIKAGAATEVELKERKHRIEDAVRNAKAAVEEGIVAGGGVALLQTTNVFEKLELEGDEATGAQAVKLALEAPLKQIAVNAGLEGGVVVEKVRNLTPGHGLNAATGEYVDLVAEGIIDPAKVTRSALQNAASIAALFLTTEAVIADKPEKAAAPAGGGMPGGDMDF, from the coding sequence ATGGCCAAGATCATCGCGTTCGACGAGGAGGCGCGGCGCGGCCTTGAGCGCGGTATGAACCAGCTCGCCGACGCCGTCAAGGTCACCCTCGGCCCCAAGGGCCGTAACGTCGTCCTTGAGAAGAAGTGGGGCGCCCCCACGATCACCAACGATGGTGTGTCCATCGCCAAGGAGATCGAGCTGGAGGACCCGTACGAGAAGATCGGCGCCGAGCTGGTCAAGGAAGTCGCGAAGAAGACGGACGACGTCGCCGGTGACGGCACGACGACCGCGACCGTCCTGGCCCAGGCCCTGGTCAAGGAAGGCCTCCGCAACGTCGCCGCCGGCGCCAACCCGATGGCTCTGAAGCGCGGTATCGAGAAGGCCGTCGAGGCCGTCTCCGCCGCCCTGCTGGAGCAGGCGAAGGACGTCGAGACCAAGGAGCAGATCGCCTCCACCGCGTCCATCTCCGCCGCCGACACCCAGATCGGCGAGCTGATCGCCGAGGCCATGGACAAGGTCGGCAAGGAAGGCGTCATCACCGTCGAGGAGAGCAACACCTTCGGTCTGGAGCTGGAGCTCACCGAGGGCATGCGCTTCGACAAGGGCTACATCTCCGCCTACTTCGCGACCGACATGGAGCGCATGGAGGCGGTGCTGGAGGACCCGTACATCCTCATCGCCAACTCCAAGATCTCCTCGGTCAAGGACCTGCTCCCGCTGCTGGAGAAGGTCATGCAGTCCGGCAAGGCGCTGCTGATCATCGCCGAGGACGTCGAGGGCGAGGCCCTGTCGACCCTGGTCGTCAACAAGATCCGTGGCACCTTCAAGTCCGTCGCCGTCAAGGCCCCGGGCTTCGGCGACCGCCGCAAGGCGATGCTGAACGACATCGCGATCCTCACCGGTGGCGAGGTCATCTCCGAGGAGGTCGGTCTCAAGCTGGAGAACACCTCCCTGGACCTGCTGGGCCGCGCCCGCAAGGTCGTCATCACCAAGGACGAGACCACCATCGTCGACGGTGCCGGCTCCTCCGAGCAGGTCGCGGGCCGGGTCAACCAGATCCGCGCCGAGATCGAGCAGTCGGACTCCGACTACGACCGCGAGAAGCTCCAGGAGCGTCTGGCGAAGCTGGCCGGCGGCGTGGCCGTCATCAAGGCCGGTGCCGCCACCGAGGTGGAGCTCAAGGAGCGCAAGCACCGCATCGAGGACGCCGTCCGCAACGCCAAGGCGGCCGTCGAGGAGGGCATCGTCGCCGGTGGTGGCGTGGCCCTGCTGCAGACCACCAACGTCTTCGAGAAGCTGGAGCTGGAGGGTGACGAGGCGACCGGCGCCCAGGCCGTGAAGCTCGCCCTTGAGGCCCCGCTGAAGCAGATCGCCGTCAACGCCGGCCTCGAAGGCGGCGTGGTGGTCGAGAAGGTCCGCAACCTCACCCCGGGCCACGGCCTGAACGCCGCGACCGGTGAGTACGTCGACCTGGTCGCCGAGGGCATCATCGACCCGGCGAAGGTGACCCGTTCCGCGCTGCAGAACGCCGCCTCCATCGCCGCGCTGTTCCTCACCACCGAGGCCGTCATCGCCGACAAGCCGGAGAAGGCCGCCGCGCCGGCCGGCGGCGGCATGCCGGGCGGTGACATGGACTTCTGA
- a CDS encoding alpha/beta hydrolase, with translation MQPTFVLVHGAFANSFSFAPLQAELGLLGHRSVAVDLPGHGFAATYPRAYQAPQDPEELAGTPGSIKGVTLADNAAHLIGILERAKRNGPVILVSHSRGGITATAAANARPELIDRIVYVSAWCPVDLDANDYYAEPEMATVDPASLALALAGDPARLGLLRVNFRTADPAALAAFRAAFLADGTEDELLAFLNTFQPDENLDTGTSADRAQAATWGRIPKTFVRLADDASLPLALQDRLIREGNALTPDNPYDVRTLAGSHLKWLTDPAPAARLLGELAALQ, from the coding sequence ATGCAACCGACCTTCGTACTGGTGCACGGAGCCTTCGCGAACTCCTTCTCCTTCGCGCCCCTCCAGGCCGAACTCGGCCTCCTCGGGCACCGTTCGGTGGCCGTCGACCTGCCCGGCCACGGATTCGCGGCGACCTATCCGCGCGCCTACCAGGCGCCGCAGGACCCCGAGGAGCTCGCCGGCACCCCCGGCTCGATCAAGGGCGTCACGCTCGCCGACAACGCCGCGCATCTGATCGGGATCCTGGAGCGGGCCAAGCGGAACGGGCCGGTGATCCTCGTCTCGCACAGCCGCGGCGGCATCACGGCCACCGCCGCGGCCAACGCACGACCGGAACTGATCGACCGCATCGTCTACGTCTCGGCCTGGTGCCCGGTCGACCTCGACGCCAACGACTACTACGCCGAGCCGGAGATGGCCACGGTCGACCCCGCCTCCCTGGCCCTGGCCCTGGCGGGGGACCCGGCCCGGCTCGGCCTGCTGCGCGTCAACTTCCGCACCGCCGATCCGGCCGCCCTCGCGGCGTTCCGGGCGGCCTTCCTCGCCGACGGCACCGAGGACGAGCTCCTGGCCTTCCTGAACACCTTCCAGCCCGACGAGAACCTGGACACCGGCACCTCCGCCGACCGGGCGCAGGCCGCGACCTGGGGCCGCATCCCGAAGACCTTCGTACGCCTGGCCGACGACGCAAGCCTGCCGCTCGCCCTGCAGGACCGGCTCATCCGCGAGGGCAACGCGCTGACGCCGGACAACCCGTACGACGTCCGCACCCTGGCGGGCAGCCACCTGAAGTGGCTGACCGACCCGGCACCGGCCGCCCGGCTTCTGGGCGAACTCGCCGCGCTCCAGTAG
- a CDS encoding NADH:flavin oxidoreductase yields MTTPAPASRAAQLLSRPITLNGLTVPNRIVMAPMTRMFSPGGIPGDDVRSYYARRAAAGVGLIVTEGTYVGHESAGNSGRVPRFHGEEQLAGWAKVAEDVHAAGGTIVPQLWHIGMVRKDGEAPFPDAPAMGPSGLVAADAEPTGKAMTQADLDDVVAAFAKAAADAERIGFDGVELHGAHGYLLDQFLWEGTNRRTDAYGGDAVARTKFAAEIVAAVREAVSAEFPIIFRYSQWKQQDYTARLAETPEELDAILTPLAAAGVDVFHASTRRYWLPEFDGSDLNLAGWTKKITGKQVITVGSVGLDGEFLAAFQGQGSEVKSIDNLLDRLEAEEFDMVAVGRALLQDPQWAAKVLADRFDELQPYDAAAVKTLS; encoded by the coding sequence GTGACCACCCCCGCCCCCGCCTCCCGCGCGGCCCAGCTGCTGTCCCGCCCGATCACGCTCAACGGCCTCACCGTGCCGAACCGGATCGTGATGGCGCCGATGACCCGGATGTTCTCTCCCGGCGGCATCCCCGGCGACGACGTGCGCTCGTACTACGCGCGCCGTGCTGCCGCCGGCGTCGGCCTGATCGTCACCGAGGGCACGTACGTGGGCCACGAGTCGGCCGGGAACAGTGGTCGCGTGCCGCGGTTCCACGGGGAGGAGCAGCTCGCCGGGTGGGCGAAGGTCGCCGAGGACGTGCACGCGGCGGGCGGCACCATCGTCCCGCAGCTGTGGCACATCGGCATGGTCCGCAAGGACGGCGAGGCCCCCTTCCCGGACGCCCCCGCGATGGGCCCGTCCGGCCTGGTCGCCGCGGACGCCGAGCCGACCGGCAAGGCGATGACGCAGGCGGACCTGGACGACGTCGTCGCCGCGTTCGCCAAGGCCGCCGCGGATGCCGAGCGCATAGGCTTCGACGGCGTGGAGCTCCACGGCGCCCACGGCTACCTCCTCGACCAGTTCCTGTGGGAGGGCACCAACCGCCGTACCGACGCCTACGGTGGTGACGCGGTCGCCCGCACCAAGTTCGCCGCGGAGATCGTCGCGGCGGTCCGCGAGGCCGTCTCGGCCGAGTTCCCGATCATCTTCCGCTACTCGCAGTGGAAGCAGCAGGACTACACCGCCCGCCTCGCCGAGACCCCCGAGGAGCTGGACGCGATCCTCACCCCGCTCGCCGCGGCCGGTGTCGACGTCTTCCACGCCTCCACCCGCCGCTACTGGCTGCCGGAGTTCGACGGCTCGGACCTGAACCTGGCCGGCTGGACGAAGAAGATCACCGGCAAGCAGGTCATCACGGTCGGCTCGGTCGGCCTCGACGGCGAGTTCCTGGCCGCCTTCCAGGGCCAGGGCTCCGAGGTCAAGAGCATCGACAACCTCCTCGACCGGCTGGAGGCCGAGGAGTTCGACATGGTCGCCGTCGGCCGCGCGCTGCTCCAGGACCCGCAGTGGGCCGCCAAGGTGCTCGCCGACCGCTTCGACGAGCTGCAGCCGTACGACGCCGCCGCGGTGAAGACCCTCAGCTGA
- a CDS encoding carboxylesterase/lipase family protein: MTTSQSQALEGDVPDIDGPVVRTASGAVRGLREQGLSVFRGIPFAAPPVGPDRFQAPRPPLPWDGIREAYAFGPPPPQETGFLGRTAQVPFPTGDEWLTVNVWTPDPDPSAARPVLVWIHGGAFKLGHGGQPGHDARHLARAGDAVVVTLNYRLGMEGFALWTGAPANRGLLDQVAALEWVQENIAGFGGDPARVTVFGESAGAGSIAALLAMPRARGLFRRAIAQSVPGTFFSAELAADIAGDLAAEAGRTPTAADLSEVDPQHLTQAGQTLGAKMPAYTARWGQAAPTAVPFSPVVDGDVLPTTPWEALAAGAARDIDLLVGHNRDEFRLFLVMAGLPGRITDERAAQTLRLYAPGGEAGATAYRSAFPGAGPEGLFERVQTDWLFAIPSLRLAEAQLAGGGRAHVYELTWPAPDGTGTLGACHALDIPLLFGTYGADLGPLLFPGGKPTPEAERLTAFLQHAWPAFARTGDPGWPAYDTDSRPVQILDAEPHVGPYPEEGSRRIWEGYAFGALPLL, from the coding sequence ATGACGACGAGCCAGTCCCAGGCCCTGGAAGGCGATGTCCCGGACATCGACGGTCCCGTGGTGCGCACCGCCTCCGGCGCGGTGCGCGGCCTGCGCGAGCAGGGACTGTCGGTGTTCCGGGGCATCCCGTTCGCCGCACCCCCGGTCGGCCCGGACCGCTTCCAGGCCCCGCGTCCGCCCCTGCCCTGGGACGGCATACGCGAGGCGTACGCGTTCGGCCCGCCGCCCCCGCAGGAAACCGGCTTCCTCGGCCGCACGGCCCAGGTGCCGTTCCCCACGGGCGACGAGTGGCTGACCGTCAACGTCTGGACCCCGGACCCGGACCCGTCGGCCGCCCGCCCGGTGCTGGTGTGGATCCACGGCGGGGCGTTCAAGCTGGGCCACGGCGGCCAGCCGGGTCACGACGCCCGGCACCTCGCCCGCGCCGGCGACGCCGTGGTCGTCACCCTCAACTACCGCCTGGGCATGGAGGGCTTCGCCCTGTGGACCGGCGCCCCCGCCAACCGGGGCCTGCTGGACCAGGTGGCGGCCCTGGAGTGGGTCCAGGAGAACATCGCCGGATTCGGCGGCGACCCGGCCCGGGTCACCGTGTTCGGCGAGTCGGCGGGCGCGGGCTCCATCGCCGCGCTGCTGGCCATGCCACGAGCGCGCGGCCTGTTCCGGCGCGCGATCGCCCAGAGCGTGCCTGGCACCTTCTTCTCCGCCGAGCTGGCCGCCGACATCGCCGGCGACCTGGCCGCCGAGGCGGGCCGTACGCCCACCGCGGCCGACCTGAGCGAGGTGGACCCGCAGCACCTCACCCAGGCGGGCCAGACGCTGGGCGCCAAGATGCCGGCGTACACCGCCCGTTGGGGCCAGGCGGCCCCGACCGCCGTCCCCTTCTCCCCGGTGGTCGACGGCGACGTACTGCCCACGACGCCGTGGGAGGCGCTGGCGGCGGGCGCGGCTCGCGACATCGACCTCCTCGTCGGGCACAACCGCGACGAGTTCCGGCTCTTCCTGGTCATGGCCGGCCTGCCCGGCAGGATCACGGACGAACGGGCGGCGCAGACCCTGCGGTTGTACGCGCCGGGCGGGGAGGCGGGTGCGACGGCGTACCGCTCGGCCTTCCCCGGCGCCGGGCCGGAGGGTCTCTTCGAACGCGTCCAGACCGACTGGCTGTTCGCGATACCGAGCCTGCGCCTGGCCGAGGCCCAGCTCGCGGGCGGCGGCCGCGCCCATGTCTACGAGCTGACCTGGCCGGCCCCCGACGGCACCGGCACGCTCGGCGCCTGCCACGCCCTGGACATCCCCCTGCTCTTCGGCACGTACGGCGCCGACCTGGGCCCGCTGCTCTTCCCCGGCGGCAAGCCCACCCCGGAGGCGGAGCGGCTCACCGCGTTCCTCCAGCACGCCTGGCCGGCCTTCGCCCGCACCGGCGACCCGGGCTGGCCGGCGTACGACACCGACAGCCGCCCGGTGCAGATCCTGGACGCCGAGCCGCACGTGGGGCCGTATCCGGAGGAAGGGAGCCGGCGCATCTGGGAGGGGTACGCGTTCGGTGCCCTGCCGCTGCTATAG
- a CDS encoding class I SAM-dependent methyltransferase, with product MLSRLIEALHRFNAAHPWDHNAHYHRWLLRQLPRRFGRALDVGCGSGDLVRLLAGRAESVVGVDADEEILRRAREATPADGPVTYTRASAPQNLPVGPYDVIACVAVLHHLPFAETLARFREELAPGGTLVVVGCARLEGALDQAIGLTAIPLNLLMGWVKNRGRATAHRPVSMTAPVRDPEMTRTEIGREARRILPGARLRRRLFWRYTLVWRAPRQ from the coding sequence CTGTTGAGCAGACTGATCGAGGCCCTGCACCGCTTCAACGCCGCTCACCCCTGGGACCACAACGCCCACTATCACCGCTGGCTGCTACGGCAGTTGCCGCGCCGGTTCGGCCGTGCGCTGGACGTGGGGTGCGGCAGCGGGGACCTGGTGCGGCTGCTCGCCGGGCGCGCGGAGTCGGTCGTCGGGGTGGACGCGGACGAGGAGATTCTGCGGCGGGCACGGGAAGCGACCCCCGCCGACGGTCCCGTCACCTACACCCGCGCCTCCGCCCCCCAAAACCTTCCCGTCGGCCCCTACGACGTCATCGCCTGCGTCGCCGTGCTCCACCACCTCCCGTTCGCCGAGACCCTGGCCCGGTTCCGGGAGGAGCTGGCGCCCGGCGGCACCCTGGTGGTCGTCGGCTGTGCCCGGCTGGAGGGCGCCCTCGACCAGGCGATCGGGCTGACGGCCATACCGCTCAACCTGCTCATGGGGTGGGTGAAGAACCGGGGTCGGGCCACGGCGCACCGGCCCGTTTCCATGACCGCCCCCGTCCGGGATCCGGAGATGACCCGCACCGAGATCGGCCGTGAGGCCCGCCGGATCCTGCCCGGCGCCCGGCTCCGCCGCCGGCTCTTCTGGCGCTACACCTTGGTCTGGCGGGCGCCTCGTCAGTGA